In Rhizobium lusitanum, a genomic segment contains:
- a CDS encoding GIN domain-containing protein produces the protein MTGKLAYVATAGLIGAVVFLALGIGLSGGDWAEARHLWGAMPSTCGPAVSTSQQVILPFSAVDRLVINLPASVRYQQGDKPEAIVSGDPALVDHVRIEGGKLSLDCDPGWIDSRLDVSLSGPAITDWKLLGSGNLTLSQINQPQLQLSIRGSGSVAATGAADTVNLEISGSGAARLKNLTAKSAEIKVRGSGDVQLAAQEDADVSISGSGNVELFGRPVLRRSEIRGSGRIRQVP, from the coding sequence ATGACTGGAAAATTGGCATACGTCGCGACAGCGGGATTGATCGGTGCAGTCGTCTTTCTGGCGCTTGGTATCGGACTTTCCGGGGGGGATTGGGCCGAGGCGAGGCATTTGTGGGGAGCGATGCCGTCCACCTGCGGACCCGCAGTCTCCACCAGCCAGCAGGTTATCCTGCCCTTTTCCGCCGTCGACAGGCTGGTGATCAACCTGCCGGCCTCGGTCCGCTACCAGCAGGGGGACAAGCCGGAGGCAATCGTCAGCGGCGATCCCGCGCTTGTCGACCATGTGCGGATTGAAGGCGGCAAGCTGAGCCTGGATTGTGATCCGGGCTGGATTGACTCCCGGCTCGATGTCAGCCTGTCGGGACCGGCGATAACCGACTGGAAATTGCTCGGCAGCGGCAATCTTACTTTATCGCAGATCAATCAGCCTCAGCTGCAGCTGAGCATCCGGGGAAGCGGCAGCGTTGCCGCCACCGGAGCCGCCGATACGGTCAACCTGGAGATTTCCGGTTCGGGCGCGGCGCGCCTCAAAAACCTGACCGCCAAATCCGCTGAGATTAAGGTTCGCGGCAGTGGCGACGTGCAACTTGCCGCGCAAGAGGATGCGGACGTCTCGATTTCCGGAAGCGGCAACGTCGAGCTCTTCGGCCGCCCGGTCTTGCGGCGTTCGGAAATCCGAGGCAGCGGCCGCATCAGACAAGTGCCGTAG
- a CDS encoding alpha/beta fold hydrolase, which produces MHRHANTLFPDFEDRRIETAEAELAVLTGGSGPAILLLHGYPETRSAWHRIAPVLATHHSVVIPDLPGYGDSSIDGNLQGTGSKRWMAKCLHEMMTALGHERFVVVGHDRGGRVAYRMTLDYPEAVTALVSVTVVPTPEMWEGASKAFGMGAWHWFMMAQPAPLPEKLMAANPRFLIDLTLDKMALGIDRLHPLALEDYRAAFDRPEVRHAMCEDYRAGATIDEADDLTDRASGRKIRAPVLVLSEAGRLYGDGREPLNIWADWAENVEGVGIGGGHLLPETEADEVLGALLPFLEKISR; this is translated from the coding sequence ATGCATCGACACGCAAACACGCTTTTCCCCGATTTCGAGGATAGGCGCATCGAGACCGCCGAAGCGGAGTTGGCCGTGCTGACTGGCGGTTCCGGACCTGCAATCCTGCTCCTGCATGGCTATCCGGAGACACGCTCTGCCTGGCATCGCATCGCACCGGTTCTTGCAACCCACCATAGCGTGGTCATCCCCGACCTGCCCGGCTACGGCGACAGCAGCATCGACGGCAATCTCCAAGGTACCGGGTCAAAGCGATGGATGGCGAAATGCCTGCATGAGATGATGACGGCCCTCGGCCATGAACGCTTCGTCGTCGTTGGCCACGACCGCGGCGGCCGTGTCGCCTACCGCATGACGCTCGACTATCCGGAAGCGGTGACAGCACTTGTGTCGGTCACCGTCGTACCCACGCCGGAGATGTGGGAAGGCGCCAGCAAGGCTTTCGGCATGGGCGCCTGGCATTGGTTCATGATGGCGCAGCCGGCACCCCTGCCGGAAAAGCTGATGGCGGCGAACCCTCGCTTCCTGATCGACCTCACCCTCGACAAGATGGCGCTCGGCATCGACCGGCTGCACCCGCTGGCGCTCGAGGACTATCGGGCCGCATTCGACAGGCCGGAGGTGCGGCATGCCATGTGCGAGGACTATAGGGCCGGCGCCACCATCGATGAAGCCGACGATCTCACTGATCGCGCATCCGGGCGCAAGATCCGCGCACCTGTCCTTGTCCTATCGGAAGCGGGACGGCTCTATGGCGACGGTCGGGAACCGCTGAACATATGGGCGGATTGGGCGGAAAATGTCGAAGGCGTCGGCATCGGCGGCGGCCACCTGTTGCCTGAAACCGAAGCCGACGAGGTGCTCGGCGCACTTCTGCCCTTTCTGGAGAAAATCTCCCGATGA
- a CDS encoding GAF domain-containing protein produces the protein MSDRELHASQIQSALVGSAAAQSAVVASWSRSMRLYGLDPEDGAPPNVLTEAEFGHARERLGSLVQTAQASLDRLYSAVGGAGCCVLLADKDGVPVDRRGSVADDAVFCKMGLWTGAVWSEESAGTNGIGTALAEQRALTIHRDQHFFSRNTALSCTVAPIFDHRGRLMAAIDVSSARSDLTEDFVKLIALAVCEAARRVEAENFRLAFPKARIVLALSGADPSQERSANALLAVDDDDLVIGASRSARHLLGLTDEALSRPLPAADLLGQHKNARQDYATAERSVIQRALARTSGNISAAAMIMGISRATLHRKLKKLGLD, from the coding sequence ATGTCGGACCGCGAATTGCATGCCTCGCAGATCCAGTCGGCCTTGGTGGGAAGTGCGGCGGCACAATCGGCTGTGGTCGCATCCTGGAGCCGCTCCATGCGCCTCTATGGGCTCGATCCCGAGGATGGGGCGCCGCCGAATGTTTTAACCGAAGCCGAATTCGGGCATGCGCGCGAGCGTCTAGGATCGCTTGTCCAGACGGCGCAGGCAAGCCTCGATCGCCTTTATTCCGCGGTCGGCGGGGCCGGATGCTGCGTGCTTCTGGCGGATAAGGATGGCGTGCCGGTCGACCGGCGCGGATCGGTCGCCGATGACGCGGTCTTTTGCAAGATGGGTCTTTGGACCGGTGCGGTCTGGAGCGAGGAGAGCGCGGGAACGAACGGCATCGGCACGGCGCTTGCCGAACAGCGCGCATTGACCATCCATCGCGATCAGCATTTCTTCAGCCGCAACACGGCGCTGTCCTGCACGGTAGCGCCGATTTTCGACCATCGCGGTCGGCTGATGGCGGCAATCGATGTTTCTTCGGCCCGCTCGGATCTGACGGAGGATTTCGTCAAACTGATTGCGCTTGCCGTCTGTGAGGCCGCCCGGCGTGTCGAAGCTGAAAACTTCCGTCTCGCTTTCCCGAAGGCGCGTATCGTCTTGGCGCTGAGCGGTGCCGACCCGTCGCAGGAGCGTTCCGCGAACGCTCTGCTTGCCGTCGATGATGACGATCTCGTCATCGGTGCGTCGCGCTCGGCCCGGCATCTTCTCGGCCTGACCGACGAAGCGCTCAGTCGGCCGTTGCCCGCTGCCGATCTCCTCGGCCAGCATAAGAATGCGCGGCAGGATTATGCGACGGCTGAACGAAGCGTGATCCAACGTGCACTCGCCCGCACCTCAGGCAATATTTCCGCCGCCGCGATGATCATGGGTATCAGCCGCGCCACCCTGCACCGAAAATTGAAAAAGCTCGGCCTCGACTGA
- the adh gene encoding aldehyde dehydrogenase yields MNKVEFHRSVRPNFKKRYGNFIGGKFVEPKSGRYFENTSPVNGQVLCEIARSDAQDVEAALDAAHAAKDAWGRTSVAERSLLLNRIAQVVEDNLALLAQAETWDNGKPIRETMAADLPLAVDHLRYFAGVIRAQEGSLSEIDHDTVAYHFHEPLGVVGQIIPWNFPLLMAIWKLAPALAAGNCVVIKPAEQTPASILVFAELIADILPPGVLNIVNGFGLEAGKPLASSPRIAKIAFTGETTTGRLIMQYASQNLIPITLELGGKSPNIFFKDVAEEDDDFLDKAIEGFVMFALNQGEVCTCPSRALIHESIYDKFMEKALKRVEAIVQGDPLDPATMIGAQASSEQLEKILSYLDIGKQEGAEVLIGGERNVLPGDLAAGYYVKPTVFKGHNRMRIFQEEIFGPVVSVTTFKDNDEALSIANDTLYGLGAGIWSRDVNTCYRFGRAIQAGRVWTNCYHAYPAHAAFGGYKQSGIGRENHLKMLEHYQQTKNMLVSYSPKKLGFF; encoded by the coding sequence ATGAACAAGGTAGAGTTTCACCGAAGCGTCAGGCCGAATTTCAAGAAGCGCTACGGCAATTTCATCGGCGGAAAATTCGTCGAACCGAAATCCGGGCGCTATTTTGAAAACACCTCGCCGGTCAACGGCCAGGTGCTGTGCGAGATAGCCCGATCCGATGCGCAGGACGTTGAAGCCGCTCTCGATGCGGCCCATGCCGCCAAGGATGCCTGGGGCCGCACCAGCGTGGCCGAGCGCAGCCTTTTGCTCAACAGAATAGCCCAGGTGGTGGAAGACAATCTGGCGCTCTTGGCGCAGGCCGAGACCTGGGACAACGGCAAGCCGATCCGCGAAACGATGGCAGCCGATCTGCCGCTTGCCGTCGATCATCTGCGCTATTTCGCGGGCGTCATCCGGGCGCAGGAAGGCAGCCTCTCCGAGATCGACCATGATACGGTCGCCTATCATTTCCATGAGCCGCTCGGCGTCGTCGGCCAGATCATTCCGTGGAACTTCCCGTTGCTGATGGCGATCTGGAAGCTCGCGCCGGCGCTGGCCGCCGGCAATTGCGTGGTCATCAAGCCGGCCGAACAGACCCCGGCATCCATTCTGGTCTTTGCCGAGTTGATCGCCGACATCCTGCCACCTGGCGTCCTCAACATCGTCAACGGCTTCGGCCTGGAAGCCGGCAAGCCGCTGGCCTCCAGCCCGCGCATCGCCAAGATCGCCTTTACCGGCGAGACGACGACAGGCCGGCTGATCATGCAGTATGCCAGCCAGAACCTCATCCCGATCACGCTGGAACTGGGCGGCAAGTCGCCGAACATCTTCTTCAAGGACGTCGCCGAAGAGGACGACGATTTCCTCGACAAGGCGATCGAAGGCTTCGTGATGTTCGCCCTCAACCAGGGCGAAGTCTGCACATGCCCGAGCCGTGCCCTGATCCATGAATCCATCTACGACAAGTTCATGGAAAAGGCCCTGAAGCGTGTCGAGGCCATCGTCCAGGGCGACCCGCTCGATCCGGCAACGATGATCGGCGCGCAGGCGTCCAGCGAGCAGTTGGAGAAGATCCTCTCCTATCTCGACATCGGCAAGCAGGAAGGCGCCGAGGTGCTGATCGGCGGCGAGCGCAATGTCCTGCCGGGCGATCTGGCGGCGGGCTACTACGTCAAGCCGACGGTCTTCAAGGGCCATAATCGCATGAGGATTTTCCAGGAGGAAATCTTCGGACCTGTTGTCTCCGTCACCACCTTCAAGGACAATGACGAGGCGCTTTCGATCGCAAATGATACGCTTTACGGTCTCGGCGCCGGTATCTGGAGCCGTGACGTCAATACCTGCTATCGTTTCGGCCGTGCCATCCAGGCCGGGCGCGTCTGGACCAATTGCTATCATGCCTATCCGGCGCACGCGGCCTTCGGCGGCTACAAGCAGTCCGGTATCGGTCGCGAAAACCACCTGAAGATGCTGGAGCATTATCAGCAGACGAAGAACATGCTCGTCAGCTACAGCCCGAAGAAGCTCGGCTTCTTCTGA
- a CDS encoding DUF1700 domain-containing protein, whose translation MTRDAFLRTLRLGLAGLPPQEIEDIVADYAAHFAESDASGRSEAEVAAALGDPARIARELRAEAGLRRFEAHWSMSNMLAAAMALAGLAIVDILFLLPLLIVTVVITFGLAIALAAIGAVGVKIIVTTLLFDFGGPVIGTIARLLIGAGLVSCLLGGGALLLMGLGAGIRMLGHYARLHFRLAELDQRA comes from the coding sequence ATGACCAGGGACGCCTTCTTGCGCACGCTGAGACTGGGGCTTGCCGGCCTGCCGCCTCAAGAGATCGAGGATATCGTCGCCGACTACGCCGCGCATTTTGCCGAATCCGATGCCTCGGGCCGCAGCGAGGCGGAGGTCGCGGCGGCGTTGGGCGACCCAGCCAGAATTGCCAGGGAACTGCGAGCCGAGGCTGGGCTGCGCCGTTTCGAGGCCCATTGGAGCATGTCGAACATGTTGGCCGCCGCGATGGCACTGGCCGGCCTTGCCATAGTCGACATCCTTTTCCTGCTGCCGCTGCTCATCGTCACGGTTGTCATCACGTTTGGCCTTGCGATTGCGCTGGCGGCCATCGGCGCGGTCGGAGTGAAGATCATCGTCACCACGCTGCTGTTCGACTTCGGCGGACCGGTGATCGGAACAATAGCGCGCCTTCTCATCGGCGCCGGACTGGTGAGCTGCCTCCTGGGCGGCGGCGCTTTACTGTTGATGGGACTGGGCGCGGGCATACGCATGCTTGGCCATTATGCCCGGCTACATTTCCGCCTGGCTGAACTGGACCAGCGCGCCTGA
- a CDS encoding methyl-accepting chemotaxis protein: protein MSFLQNAKIRTKVLSIIIPICLIGVTGVLFVSSQYKDTVATYSDFISNDETAAVEMSRASQRVTALSYNAYQVLVYSSKDPEIAKITKDYDDNKKVLLQRLANAKRLMPAEATAIDALTAQANNIIALTDQAVKAGLVDDNDTANHLLKQADPLIDKEMLTVRSWLDALNKSIAAESKRLSEQTLHTITYTLVTLGIIFAAAILVALLVSARGITSPIERLRARMASLAKGETEETVSGIERQDEVGHMAAAVSVFRDNAIERIRLEREADAGRSLSEKERLEREAQKAKDAADTQFAVDGLAAGLSELSNGNVTYRIDKPFVAHLDQLRANFNSSMAKLQDTLSAVGDNAQAIAAGANEIRSASDDLSKRTEQQAASIEETAAALEQITTTVKDSTRRAEEAGSLVGRARIGAQKSGDVMREAVSAMEAISKSSSEISNIIGVIDDIAFQTNLLALNAGVEAARAGDAGKGFAVVAQEVRELAQRSAKAAKEIKALISTSGQQVHSGVDLVTKTGTSLQQIVKEVEEIDHNVRAIVEAAREQATGLHEINTAVNSIDQGTQQNAAMVEQSTAASHSLAKEVASLNNLLGQFTLQGDRSYQRPAAATQQSAPAASPARSLRAKLAGAFGGSGSAAATAGAWEEF, encoded by the coding sequence ATGTCATTCCTGCAGAACGCCAAGATCAGAACGAAGGTTCTATCCATCATTATCCCCATATGTCTGATCGGGGTCACGGGTGTCCTCTTTGTTTCCAGCCAATACAAAGACACCGTCGCGACCTATTCCGATTTTATCTCGAATGACGAAACGGCCGCAGTGGAGATGTCGCGTGCAAGTCAGCGGGTGACTGCGCTCAGCTATAATGCCTATCAAGTCCTGGTCTACAGCTCAAAAGACCCGGAAATAGCAAAAATTACCAAGGACTATGACGACAACAAAAAGGTCCTTCTCCAGCGGCTGGCAAATGCCAAGCGTCTCATGCCCGCTGAGGCGACGGCGATTGACGCACTCACGGCTCAAGCCAACAATATCATTGCATTGACCGATCAGGCCGTGAAGGCTGGTTTGGTTGATGACAATGATACGGCTAACCACCTGTTGAAGCAGGCAGACCCGCTTATCGACAAGGAGATGCTGACGGTTCGCAGCTGGCTCGACGCCTTGAACAAGAGCATTGCTGCCGAAAGTAAAAGGCTTAGCGAGCAAACGCTCCATACCATCACCTATACCTTAGTTACGCTCGGCATCATCTTTGCCGCGGCAATCCTGGTTGCCCTCCTGGTCTCTGCCCGTGGCATCACATCGCCGATCGAACGGCTGCGCGCCCGCATGGCGTCGCTGGCCAAGGGCGAGACCGAGGAAACCGTGTCCGGTATCGAGCGCCAGGATGAGGTCGGTCATATGGCCGCCGCCGTGTCGGTCTTCCGCGACAACGCCATCGAACGCATTCGCCTGGAGAGAGAGGCTGATGCCGGCCGTAGCCTCTCTGAAAAGGAAAGATTGGAACGTGAGGCGCAGAAAGCCAAGGATGCGGCCGACACCCAGTTTGCCGTCGACGGACTGGCCGCGGGCCTTTCTGAGCTTTCGAACGGCAACGTGACCTATCGCATCGACAAACCCTTCGTTGCCCATCTCGATCAGCTTCGCGCCAACTTCAATTCCTCGATGGCAAAGCTCCAGGATACGCTGAGCGCCGTCGGCGATAATGCCCAGGCCATCGCGGCCGGTGCAAACGAGATCCGCTCAGCCTCCGACGACCTCTCCAAGCGCACCGAACAGCAGGCCGCTTCGATCGAGGAAACCGCCGCCGCATTGGAACAGATCACAACCACCGTCAAGGACTCCACCCGGCGGGCAGAGGAAGCGGGCTCGCTTGTCGGCCGCGCCCGCATCGGCGCGCAGAAATCAGGCGACGTCATGCGCGAAGCGGTTTCCGCGATGGAGGCGATCTCGAAGTCGTCGAGCGAAATCAGCAACATCATCGGCGTGATCGACGACATTGCATTCCAGACGAACCTCCTGGCGCTCAATGCGGGCGTCGAGGCGGCGCGCGCCGGTGATGCGGGCAAGGGTTTTGCGGTCGTTGCCCAGGAGGTGCGCGAACTGGCGCAACGCTCCGCCAAGGCAGCCAAGGAGATCAAGGCGCTGATATCGACATCCGGCCAACAGGTTCACAGCGGTGTCGACCTCGTCACGAAAACCGGAACTTCGCTTCAGCAGATCGTCAAGGAAGTGGAGGAGATCGACCATAATGTGCGGGCGATCGTCGAGGCGGCCCGTGAACAGGCAACCGGCCTGCATGAGATCAATACAGCGGTCAACAGCATCGATCAGGGAACGCAGCAGAATGCCGCCATGGTCGAGCAATCCACCGCGGCCAGCCACAGCCTGGCCAAGGAAGTGGCATCCCTGAATAATCTGCTCGGCCAGTTCACCCTCCAAGGTGATCGAAGCTATCAGCGGCCGGCCGCCGCCACCCAACAGTCGGCCCCCGCAGCCTCGCCGGCGCGATCGCTCCGCGCCAAGCTTGCCGGCGCCTTTGGGGGTTCGGGCAGTGCTGCGGCAACAGCCGGTGCATGGGAAGAGTTCTGA
- a CDS encoding ABC transporter substrate-binding protein, with protein MSVAATRRSVLMGALGLAGAMMPFGTASAETTRLRLAWWGGNERTRRTQDVLKLYQQRVAGVELAGEVSNSEYFTKLATQVVGRSAPDIFQLEPNSFADFVKRDCVLALDGLMPNPIDAAGISRAMLDLCAVDGKVWGIPQALNSFAMMYDKDAFATAGVAPPDAQTSWEDYADRMVELTKALNRRRYWGSCDASGYSYAFQVWLRQRGRDLFTADQALGFGKDDVAEWFAYWDKLRQRGGCVPADVAALSPDSTINLMPLIQGKAATSFAFSNQIVGMQATTPVQLAMTMFPNGGAGAKPGQFYRPASSWSIYAQSANPEAAARFINFFVSDPEAAKILGVERGVPMSPALRASILPTLQPVERATVEYIDAIADKVGPYPPPPPKGSQQFGQLMKRAADAVAFNSASIGDSAASLMKDAHSIL; from the coding sequence ATGTCTGTTGCAGCAACCCGCAGATCCGTGCTGATGGGGGCCTTGGGTTTGGCCGGCGCGATGATGCCCTTCGGCACCGCAAGCGCCGAGACGACGCGGCTGCGTCTCGCCTGGTGGGGCGGCAATGAGCGGACCCGCAGGACGCAGGATGTGCTGAAACTCTATCAACAGCGCGTCGCTGGCGTCGAGCTTGCGGGCGAGGTCAGCAACTCGGAATACTTCACCAAACTCGCGACGCAGGTCGTCGGCCGCAGTGCGCCGGATATCTTCCAGCTCGAGCCCAACAGCTTCGCCGATTTCGTCAAGCGTGACTGTGTGCTCGCCCTCGACGGTCTCATGCCCAATCCGATTGACGCCGCCGGGATCAGCCGCGCCATGCTGGATCTCTGCGCGGTCGACGGCAAGGTCTGGGGCATCCCTCAGGCCCTCAACTCCTTCGCCATGATGTACGACAAGGATGCCTTTGCGACCGCCGGCGTGGCGCCGCCGGACGCTCAAACCAGCTGGGAGGACTATGCGGATCGCATGGTTGAGCTCACTAAGGCGCTCAACCGCCGCCGGTACTGGGGCTCCTGCGACGCCAGCGGCTACAGCTACGCCTTCCAGGTCTGGCTGCGTCAGCGTGGCCGCGACCTGTTTACCGCCGATCAGGCGCTGGGCTTCGGCAAGGACGACGTGGCCGAATGGTTTGCCTACTGGGACAAGTTGCGCCAGCGCGGCGGTTGCGTGCCGGCCGATGTCGCAGCACTCAGCCCGGATTCGACGATCAACCTGATGCCGCTTATCCAGGGCAAGGCGGCGACGAGTTTTGCCTTTTCCAACCAGATCGTCGGCATGCAGGCGACCACGCCGGTACAGCTGGCAATGACCATGTTTCCAAATGGAGGTGCCGGGGCAAAACCCGGGCAATTCTACCGACCGGCGAGCAGCTGGTCGATCTATGCGCAGTCCGCGAACCCCGAGGCGGCCGCGCGCTTCATCAACTTCTTCGTCAGCGATCCCGAAGCTGCCAAGATCCTTGGTGTGGAGCGGGGCGTGCCGATGAGCCCCGCGTTGCGCGCGTCGATCCTGCCGACACTACAGCCAGTCGAGCGGGCCACGGTGGAGTATATCGATGCCATCGCGGACAAGGTCGGTCCCTATCCACCACCGCCTCCCAAAGGGTCGCAGCAATTCGGCCAGCTGATGAAACGGGCGGCCGACGCGGTGGCGTTCAACAGCGCCTCCATTGGCGACAGCGCCGCCAGCCTGATGAAAGACGCACACTCCATTCTCTGA
- a CDS encoding DUF779 domain-containing protein, translating to MNDQVSATPAALDLIRTLQAEYGPILFHQSGGCCDGSSPMCYPQNDFIIGDHDVRLGEIGGAPVYISGPQYEVWKHTELIIDVVPGRGGMFSLDNGREVRFLTRSRICAVPGT from the coding sequence ATGAACGATCAGGTCAGCGCCACTCCAGCCGCCCTCGATCTCATCAGGACCCTGCAAGCGGAGTATGGGCCGATCCTGTTTCATCAGTCGGGTGGCTGTTGCGACGGCTCCTCGCCGATGTGCTATCCGCAGAACGATTTCATCATCGGGGATCATGACGTGCGTTTGGGGGAAATTGGCGGTGCGCCAGTCTATATCAGCGGGCCGCAATACGAGGTGTGGAAACACACGGAACTGATCATCGACGTGGTGCCCGGCCGGGGCGGTATGTTCTCACTCGACAATGGCCGCGAGGTGCGATTTCTCACGCGCTCGCGCATTTGCGCCGTTCCTGGCACCTAG
- a CDS encoding PadR family transcriptional regulator, whose amino-acid sequence MTDSIQVQLRKGALDLCVLAVLSRGESYGYEIASTLVAAVGMGEGTIYPLMRRMQNDGLVATRIVESSNGPPRKYYRLTPLGRTIFEAHRRDWRSFAGAVDKLLEDLP is encoded by the coding sequence ATGACCGACTCGATCCAAGTTCAATTGCGAAAAGGCGCCCTTGATCTCTGCGTCCTGGCCGTCCTGTCGCGGGGTGAAAGCTACGGCTATGAAATTGCCAGCACGCTGGTCGCCGCCGTCGGCATGGGGGAAGGCACGATCTATCCGCTGATGCGCCGAATGCAGAATGATGGCCTGGTGGCCACCCGCATCGTCGAGTCCAGCAACGGGCCGCCCCGCAAATATTACCGGCTCACGCCGCTCGGCCGGACGATTTTCGAAGCGCATCGCCGCGACTGGCGCTCCTTTGCGGGCGCAGTCGATAAACTTCTCGAGGATTTGCCATGA
- a CDS encoding peptidoglycan D,D-transpeptidase FtsI family protein: MAYLAICGKLIYFDSQPAVDTANIPSGPVIAWRPDIVDRNGELLATDIRTVSMFAEPFHIVDVDEAVEKLSTLFPDLDKKALYQKLSDKRSHFAWLRRQLTPKQQSEVLELGIPAIGFRPEVKRFYPGGRTAAHILGYVDIDNHGVAGIEKYLDGQGLSDLTSAGMTSRDSLQPVHLSIDLRVQNIVHDVVSDAIGQYQAQSAGAVILDIHTGEVLAMASAPDFDPNDPQADVKGWLNRMSDGTDEMGSVFKTFSIAMAIDTGTVRLTDTFDASAPLHYGGFTIHDDRDVPRRALSVPEIFRYSSNIGTAKIMDKVGMDVQKTYLTRFGLLSRMQTELPEVKAPSQPKVWKKINSITIAFGHGVATTPMQTAVAGAALIDGGELIEPTFLPRTQEEAEKTETPIVKKSTSDVIRYLFKLNGEQGTGKTADVPGFHVGGKTGTANKVINGVYSHKLSFNSFLAAFPMENPRYVVLSFIDQPLTGLHNLNLAAETAAPMVHDIVSRAAPLLGVEPNFGQNLLSAY; the protein is encoded by the coding sequence ATGGCTTATCTTGCCATATGCGGAAAGCTTATCTATTTCGACTCTCAGCCGGCCGTCGATACGGCGAATATCCCGTCCGGGCCTGTGATCGCGTGGCGACCCGACATCGTTGACCGTAACGGCGAGCTTCTGGCAACCGATATACGGACGGTGTCGATGTTTGCCGAGCCGTTTCATATCGTCGACGTCGACGAGGCGGTGGAGAAGCTTTCGACACTTTTCCCCGACCTCGATAAAAAGGCACTCTATCAAAAGCTTTCAGACAAGCGATCGCACTTTGCATGGTTGCGGCGCCAGCTGACGCCGAAGCAGCAGAGCGAGGTTCTGGAGCTTGGAATTCCAGCGATTGGCTTCCGTCCGGAGGTCAAACGCTTCTATCCGGGGGGACGCACCGCCGCCCATATCCTCGGCTATGTCGACATCGACAACCATGGTGTCGCTGGCATCGAGAAATATCTCGATGGGCAGGGACTTTCGGACCTCACCTCCGCCGGCATGACGAGCCGCGACAGCCTGCAGCCTGTCCATCTGTCGATCGATCTTCGTGTCCAGAACATCGTACACGACGTCGTGTCGGATGCGATCGGCCAATATCAGGCTCAGTCGGCCGGTGCAGTCATCCTCGATATCCATACCGGCGAGGTGCTGGCCATGGCATCGGCTCCCGATTTCGATCCGAATGACCCGCAGGCGGACGTCAAGGGTTGGCTAAATCGCATGTCCGATGGCACCGACGAAATGGGCTCGGTGTTCAAAACCTTCTCGATCGCGATGGCCATCGACACCGGCACGGTCAGGCTGACCGACACATTCGATGCCAGTGCCCCCCTACACTACGGCGGCTTCACCATCCACGACGACCGCGACGTCCCGCGACGCGCGCTGTCGGTCCCCGAAATCTTCCGCTACTCGTCCAACATCGGCACCGCTAAGATCATGGACAAGGTCGGCATGGACGTCCAGAAGACCTATCTGACCCGCTTCGGCTTGCTCTCGAGGATGCAGACGGAGCTACCCGAGGTAAAAGCGCCGAGCCAACCGAAAGTGTGGAAGAAGATCAACTCGATCACCATCGCCTTCGGCCATGGCGTCGCCACCACGCCGATGCAGACGGCAGTTGCTGGCGCTGCCCTCATTGATGGCGGTGAGCTGATCGAGCCCACCTTCCTGCCAAGGACACAGGAAGAAGCTGAGAAGACCGAAACGCCGATCGTCAAAAAGAGCACCAGCGACGTCATCCGATATCTGTTCAAGCTGAACGGCGAACAGGGCACCGGCAAGACTGCCGATGTCCCCGGCTTCCACGTCGGCGGCAAGACGGGCACGGCGAACAAGGTGATCAATGGCGTCTATTCACACAAGCTGAGCTTCAATTCCTTCCTTGCCGCTTTTCCGATGGAAAACCCTAGATATGTGGTGCTGTCATTCATCGACCAGCCGCTGACGGGCTTGCACAATTTGAACCTCGCCGCCGAAACAGCAGCACCCATGGTTCACGACATCGTTAGCCGCGCCGCACCACTGCTCGGTGTCGAGCCGAATTTTGGGCAGAATCTGCTGAGCGCTTATTGA